ATTTATTTCTGGGACTTTATAAAGGCGATCGCGCACTGCTCCAAGAAAACCGCAACCGCATTAAATCCGGGGTTGAATTTGCCTATCGTTGGTTAGCTTTGCAATCAAAAAATACTGAAAAACCTGAATCATAAGGAATAAAAAACATGAACTTAACCACCCTAAAATCCGAATTTCATCCTGCTTTTCCCCGGTTAGCATCTGGCAAATATATCCACTTTATCATGTTACGCCATAGTCAATCTTTTTCCGTATTTCAAACCGATGGTGTTCTCAATACTGCGCGAACTCAAGCTGGTTTAGATCCTAAAAATCAACAATCCATGAGTCGTTTAGTTATGTTTAAACGTAAACAAGTTAGTCCTGAGCGATTAGTGGGGAGAGAACTTTTACGTTCATTAAATTTTATCAACTCAGAAGATAAGAAAGCTGAAAATTTTTGTAGATACGGTTCAGAACAATTTTGTGGTAAATGTCCAGATTGTATCATTTATGGTTTTGCTGTTGGTGATAGCGGTTCAGAACGTTCTAAACTTTATTCTGATTCAGCTTTTTCTTTAACTCCTTATGAAGATTCCCATAAGAGTTTGACTTTTAATGCTTTAAGTGAAACAGGAACAATGATGTTAGATTATGATGATCCTAAAAGAACCGACAATAACAAAGTAAGATCATCAATTAATGAATTAGATCATGTTCTCCCAGAAGTCACATTCCCTACTGTAGAAACCCTGCGTGATCCTACATTTGAAGGCTTTTTGTATGTGTTAGGAAATCTAATGCGAACCCGTCGTTATGGCGCACAGGAATCACGGACAGGAACAATGTCAAATCATATTATTGGTATTGTTTTATGTGATGGTGAAATCTTTAGTAATTTACATTTAACTCAGGCATTGTATGATGCGTTGAAACCAGATATCAATGCACCAATTGTAGATATTATTGCCAAAGCAGCAGAAGTGACAACTAATTTACTCAATCAAGAACCAGTACGGAAAACTCAAGTAATTATGGGTTCTCAATTAACTGATTTATTAGGTGAAACTTTAGCTATTTATCAAAATGAAACCGCTTTGCAAAATACCCTAACAACGCTATATCAACAAACCAAAACCTATGCTGAAACTTACGGTGCTGTAGCTAAAAAAGGCAAAGGTAAATAGAGTTAAAAAATCAAGCTTGTCGGTAATGTTGGGTTTCGCTTTGCTTAACCCAACCTACAATTTTTAAATTAACAACTTTTGAATAATATGATTTTCTACCAATGTGATTTAACTTTGCATGATAATGTTTTTTTTGCAAGTCGGGAAATGGGTATTCTCTACGAAACTGAGAAATATCTGCACAATTGGGCGTTG
The DNA window shown above is from Anabaena sp. WA102 and carries:
- the cas7d gene encoding type I-D CRISPR-associated protein Cas7/Csc2, whose protein sequence is MNLTTLKSEFHPAFPRLASGKYIHFIMLRHSQSFSVFQTDGVLNTARTQAGLDPKNQQSMSRLVMFKRKQVSPERLVGRELLRSLNFINSEDKKAENFCRYGSEQFCGKCPDCIIYGFAVGDSGSERSKLYSDSAFSLTPYEDSHKSLTFNALSETGTMMLDYDDPKRTDNNKVRSSINELDHVLPEVTFPTVETLRDPTFEGFLYVLGNLMRTRRYGAQESRTGTMSNHIIGIVLCDGEIFSNLHLTQALYDALKPDINAPIVDIIAKAAEVTTNLLNQEPVRKTQVIMGSQLTDLLGETLAIYQNETALQNTLTTLYQQTKTYAETYGAVAKKGKGK